GCGATCACTTCGCGATGGGGGTGATTTCGACGGTTATGTTTTTCCGAGAACGATTTGTCCCGGGCAAACGCAGCTGTTCGACCTTACCCCAGATTTTGGGACCAAAGATTTTGCGGCAGCTATCGCATATCAGAAGCCGAGCGAAAGATGGGAATGTAGCTCCGTCTCTGGCGTGAGATCCGATGGGCGTCGCATCAAGTTAACCAATTACGTGCCGCCGCCTCCTATGCCCTGGTTCTTCGGCTGGCTAGGGCTACTTCAGAATGTCCGCTTCCGCCCCGTAGCAGACCTTGGCGAAAGCGAAGACTGCTACCGTTACGGTCTCATTTAGCCTGCCTCCAGGACAAGTATGATCGGTGCGTTGGTAGACAGTCTCTTAGCCCGTATTTCGGCGAGACGACGAGCGCGTATCCCCGGGATGGCTCGATCTTTCCGTTTTATCGATACGCCCGTGGGCACCGTGCGCGCCTATGACTCAGGAACAACGGGGCCGTGCGTCGTGATGGTTCCTGATGGTCCCAATGTCATCGAACATTACGATGCATTAATCCATCTTCTTTCGCGACAGTTGCGTGTCGTGTGTTTTGATATGCCAGGGTTTGGTTACTCTAGCCCCAATCATTCTTATGAGCATTTGTTGGATCAAGGTGCTCGTGCTGTCCTTGGCGTACTTGATGGCCTGGGTATAGCGAAAGCCACTTTGGCGTTTAGTTGCGCCAATGGTTTTTATGCTTTACGTGCTGCCAAGCTCTCGCCAGAGCGAGTTTCGCACCTGTTCCTATCACAGACTCCGTCGCTCACAGCCATGCATGCCTGGACAGCTCGCGTTATCCCCAGGCCATTGCGCATACCTGTCATTGGGCAAATCGCAGCGTGGCTTTTTCGCCAAAGGGCAGCCGCTAGTTGGTATGGCATGGCGCTTCCGAGGACGACAGATCCAACAGCTTTTCGAGAAAAGGCGTTGCACGCTCTTTCTACTGGAGCGAACTTTTGCCTTGCCGGCGTGGTGCAAGGGTTGGCAAGAGAAAAGATGGCCTCGCTCTGCGGAACGACGACGCCCTGCACGATGATTTGGGGTGAGAAGGATCACTCTCACCGATGCACAGACCCAAAAACGCTACACGAATGCGTACCGCAAGCGGACATCGTGCATTTCCAAGATTGCGGGCACTTCCCAGACATTGAACAGCCCGAACGCTTTGCTGAGCTGCTTATCGACCGGGCGGCCCGATAGCCATTCGCCCTCATTCTTTTCACTTCTTGTCGCTGGCAAATGTCGTGATAGAAGCGGCATGCTTGGAACGCCCGCATTTGACCCGAAGCAGACCCTTCATAGACGGGCTTGATCTATCACCGCCGGCCAAATGACTTATGACTAGAATGAAAAGACCCGAAGATGCGCCAGGTGCATTCCAGGCCGCTTGGAACGCTCACGACATGACTGCTCTCGGAAGCCTGTTCGATGAAGACGCGACGTTTGTAAATCGCTTCGGTCACTATGTCCAAGGCATCAATGAGATTGTGGCGCTCCACGCGCCCATTCACGAAACAATCTATCGCGACTCCACTTTAGAAAATGAGCTTATCGATGTCGCTCACATTGCCGACGGGGCGGTGGTCATACATTTTTGGAGTCGCCTTGCAGCCGGTGTCGCCCACCCGGCGGGACCACATACAGTG
This genomic window from Dyella terrae contains:
- a CDS encoding alpha/beta fold hydrolase; its protein translation is MGTVRAYDSGTTGPCVVMVPDGPNVIEHYDALIHLLSRQLRVVCFDMPGFGYSSPNHSYEHLLDQGARAVLGVLDGLGIAKATLAFSCANGFYALRAAKLSPERVSHLFLSQTPSLTAMHAWTARVIPRPLRIPVIGQIAAWLFRQRAAASWYGMALPRTTDPTAFREKALHALSTGANFCLAGVVQGLAREKMASLCGTTTPCTMIWGEKDHSHRCTDPKTLHECVPQADIVHFQDCGHFPDIEQPERFAELLIDRAAR
- a CDS encoding YybH family protein, giving the protein MKRPEDAPGAFQAAWNAHDMTALGSLFDEDATFVNRFGHYVQGINEIVALHAPIHETIYRDSTLENELIDVAHIADGAVVIHFWSRLAAGVAHPAGPHTVDTLILAVLAKQGEIWRIRALENVTLTNPRTGEPILRG